A genomic stretch from Oreochromis aureus strain Israel breed Guangdong linkage group 17, ZZ_aureus, whole genome shotgun sequence includes:
- the LOC120433893 gene encoding H-2 class II histocompatibility antigen, E-S beta chain-like encodes MYTHNFILFVASSLFSPVLTDEDFYQVRAYCTFKGPHFEETEYILTSFFNKNLMMEYNSTRGNWTGFTAYSIEAAKWWNSDPLDAITRKIERKLLCTDTLDVIQSVDNLTTIPTVKLKSVKRPNGEHTSTLVCSAYNFYPKQIRMMWMRNGQEVTTDVSYSGEMPNGDWYYQTHSYLEYIPTSGEKIACMVEHLGLSEPMFVVWDPSLPVAQQTQIAVGLCGLVIGFVIAISGFIYYNKKSAAYITVCQRQVFIPVESFPEAGAT; translated from the exons ATGTACACTCATAATTTTATCCTGTTCGTGGCTTCCTCTCTTTTCAGTCCAG ttcTCACAGATGAAGACTTTTACCAAGTGAGAGCATACTGTACATTCAAAGGGCCACACTTTGAAGAAACCGAGTACATATTAACTAGTTTTTTTAATAAGAACTTGATGATGGAGTACAACAGCACAAGAGGCAACTGGACGGGATTCACAGCGTATTCAATTGAAGCAGCAAAATGGTGGAACAGTGATCCCCTTGATGCAATAACAAGAAAGATTGAAAGGAAACTGTTGTGTACGGACACGTTAGATGTCATCCAATCCGTAG ATAATCTGACAACTATACCCACCGTCAAACTAAAATCAGTGAAAAGGCCAAATGGTGAGCACACATCTACGCTTGTGTGCAGTGCCTACAACTTTTATCCAAAACAAATCAGAATGATGTGGATGAGGAACGGCCAGGAGGTGACCACAGACGTCAGTTACTCTGGCGAGATGCCTAATGGTGACTGGTACTACCAGACTCATTCTTACCTGGAGTACATCCCAACTTCAGGAGAAAAAATTGCCTGCATGGTTGAACACCTTGGTCTCTCTGAGCCGATGTTTGTGGTCTGGG ACCCCTCCCTCCCAGTGGCACAACAAACTCAGATAGCTGTTGGACTGTGTGGACTCGTGATTGGATTTGTTATTGCAATATCTGGATTCATCTACTACAATAAGAAGTCTGCTGCATACATCACTGTGTGTCAAA GACAAGTTTTTATTCCTGTGGAATCCTTTCCTGAAGCTGGAGCAACTTAA
- the LOC116321850 gene encoding H-2 class II histocompatibility antigen, A-Q alpha chain-like produces the protein MCKNDIYRWKPDKSIIKKKDPPEFIIYPRDEVITGEDNTLICFINHFFPPSINIKWTKNDVEVTVEDPFIKTLSNPDGTAYVLSYLNFVPETGDIYSCTVEHEALDEPQTRFWEVETDEINKGPAVFCGLGLSLGLLGVFIGTYFFFRAGHSGPAG, from the exons ATGTGTAAAAATGACATCTACAGATGGAAGCCAGACAAGtccataataaagaaaaaag ATCCACCAGAATTCATCATCTACCCCAGAGATGAAGTGATAACAGGGGAAGATAATACCCTCATCTGCTTCATCAACCACTTCTTTCCTCCTTCAATCAACATTAAGTGGACCAAGAATGATGTAGAAGTAACAGTGGAAGACCCTTTCATCAAAACTTTGTCCAATCCTGATGGGACCGCTTATGTTTTGTCCTACCTCAACTTTGTGCCAGAGACAGGAGACATCTACAGTTGCACTGTGGAACATGAAGCGCTGGATGAGCCTCAGACCAGGTTTTGGG AGGTTGAAACAGATGAGATCAACAAAGGTCCAGCTGTCTTCTGTGGACTTGGCCTGAGTCTTGGATTGCTTGGAGTTTTCATAGGAACCTACTTTTTTTTTAGAGCAGGGCACTCTGGTCCCGCTGGTTGA